ATTTCAGACACTGGATCAAAAGAAACGGCACGCGCTATCGGTCCGTCGCCAGGACGACGTCCAAAGATTTTATCCATTGGACGAAGCCGGTTGAAATGACATTTGGCAATACGCCGCCGGAACAGCTCTACACCAATCAAACCTCGCCCTATTTTCGAGCACCGCAAATTTACATTTCGGTGGCGGCACGATTTATGAAAAATCGCCAGGTCCTCACCGAAGAAGAAGCCAAAAAACTCCACGTGAATCCGAAATTTTACAAAGATTGCTCCGATGCCATTTTCATGACCACAAGAGGCGGAAATCGGTACGACCGCACGTTTATGGAAAGTTTTATCCGCCCGGGAATCGGTTTGGATAACTGGGCATCGCGTTCAAACTATCCGGCACTGAACATTGTCCGGACAAGTCCAACCGAAATGTCGCTTTACCTGACTCAGGATTATGCCCAGCCAGGTGCTCATCTGCACCGCTACACGTTGCGGATCGATGGCTTTACATCCATCAATGCGCCCTACAAAGGCGGCGAGATGATCACCAGGCCCTTCCGCTTTACCGGCGACAGTCTGTTGATTAATTTTTCGACGTCCGCCGCCGGTTTTATCAAGGTTGAAATACTCGATGAGAACGGGCGTAAAATAAAAGGCTTTGAACTGAAAAATGCGACGGAAATGATTGGAAACGAAATAGAACGAGCTGTGACCTGGAGGGGAAATCCTGATCTGGCAAAATTAAACGGCACGCCGGTCAGGCTCCGTTTTGTGATGAAGGATGCGGATTTGTACAGCTTTCGGTTTAGGTAATGCTCCAAGAACAACGATTTGTAAAGAAAAAAACGATTGACGAATGACGATTAACAATTTGCGATTGGCGAAGTGCAAGAACTTCTAAATTCTAAAATCGTTAATCTGAAATCGTAAATCAAAAACAAAGGGGGAAAGGCGATTTAGGATTGACGATTGACGATTGGCGAAGTGCAAGAACCTCTAAATTCTAAAATCATTAATCTGAAATCGTAAATTAAAAACAAAGGGGGAAAGATGATTTAGGATTGACGATTAACGATTTGCGATTGGCGAAGTAGAAAAAAACTTCTGAAATCGTAAATCAAAAACGCAGGAGAAATCATGCTAAGACTCGGCATTTTGGGCATGAGCGAGGGAAACGGCCATCCCTACTCGTGGTCGGCCATCATCAATGGAGACTTTGACCGTCAGGAAATGGCGGCGTGCGGCTTTGCCGGCATCCCGGTTTATCTTGAGGCGAACCGCGACACGCTGGGCATTGACGGGGCACGGGTCACGCACGTGTGGACGCAGGACAGAAGCCTGTCCGAGCATATCGCCGGAGCCTCGATGATTGAAAATGTCGTTGACAAACCTGAAGGGATGATCGGGCAGGTCGATGCGGTGCTGCTGGCGCGGGATGATCCGGAAAATCACGCGGCCATGGCCAAGCCCTTTCTGGACGCCGACGTCCCCATCTTTATCGACAAGCCGCTGGCCATTACCCGCGAGGACCTGGGCTATTTTTCGGAGCAGAATAAAAAGGGCAAATTGCTCATGTCCTGTTCTTCCATGCGCTACGCGGGTGAGTGCCGAACAGCCAAGACGGAACTGGCGTCCCTGGGAGAACTGCAACTGGCAACTGTGGTGGGTAAAAAGGACTGGGTGAAATACGGCGTTCACATGCTGGAAGCGCTGTTCGCCTTGCTGGATGATCCCCGGGCCGTTTCCGTGCAGCATGTCAGCGAGTCTGGAAAGGACATCGTCCTCATCAGATTCGAGAGCGGACTTTTGGCGACGGTGCACCTGTTTGTGGACATCGCGCCGACGTTTCAATTGTCGCTGTTCGGCCGAAGTGGCTGGCGACTGGTTGAGATCAGGAATTCTTATTCGATGTTCAAAGAGAATCTCACCGAGTTCATCCGTTCGGTTCGCGAGGGAAAATCGCGCTTGCCTTTTGAAAAAACAGAGAATATTATCCGCACGCTGATCGGCGCGAGGGAAAGCCTGAATCGTGGTGGGGAAGTTGTAGAGCTGGGGTAAAAGACGATTTACGAATGGCGATTAACGATTTGAGATTTGCGAAGGGGAAAAAACTGCTAAAATCGTAAATCATAAAACAAAATGTAAAAAGCGATTTAAGATTGACGATTAACGAAGTCAGATTTGCGAAGGGAAAAAACTTCTAAAATCGTAAATCGGAAATCCAAAATCGTAAATCAGAAAGCAAAGTGTGAAAGATGATTTACGATTGACGATTAACGAAGTCAGATTTGCGAAGGAAAAAAACTGCTAAAATCGTAAATCGGAAATCCTTGTTCTGAAATCAGCATCTTAACAAAAGATGATTTAAGATTGACGATTAACGATTTGAGATTTGCGAAGGGAAAAACTTCTAAAATCGTAAATCCTTAATCCTTGTTCTGAAATCAAAAGAATAAGATGATTTACGAATAACGATTTACGATCTTTAATTTACGAAGTAAAAGAAAGGATCAGCATGCATGTCAAAGAATTACTCAGCTTAAAAAAGAAAATCATTCTCGTCACCGGGGGCGCGGGGCGATATGGCCGGTGCATCGTCGAGGGACTGGCGGAGGCAGGCGGCACGGTCATTACGGCGTCGCGGAGTCTGGAGGCAAATGAAAAACTCGCACAGAAATTCAAGGGTCGGGGACTCGATGTACTCGCGCTGCAGGTCGATCAGGCCGACCACGATTCGGTCACGGCGCTGAAACGGCAAATTCAGAATAAATTCGGACGACTGGATGTCTTTGTCAATAACGCCGTGGCCCGTCCCATGCAGGGATACAATGCACCCATCGAGCAATTCGCAGAGTCCATGCGCGTCAACGCCACGGGCATGATGGACATCCTGCGTGAAATGGCCGACCTCATCGCCGAAAGCGGCGGGGGCAGCATCGTTAATATCAGCTCCATGATGGGCCTCTACGGGCCGGACCTGTCAAATTACGAAGGGACGGACATGGGCGATCCGCCACCGGATTATTTTTTCCACCGTGGGGGATTAATCAATTTAACGCGGTATTTGGCCCGTGTACTGGCGGACAAAAATATCCGTGTCAACTGCATCAGTCCCGGCGGTCTGTTCGACAATCAACCGCAGCGATTTTTAGAAAATTATTGCAAAAATGTGCCGGTCGGCCGCATGGCCACTTGCGACGACATCAAAGGCCTGGTGGTGTTGCTGGCATCGGATGCTTCGGCCTACATTAACGGCGAAAATATTTTGATGGATGGCGGTATGCATGCGTAAGATTGGAAGGCTTTAGAAGACGAAGTGGGACCCGCCTGATGCCGGTGAGGATGCGGCCCCCGAGAATTACCGCGGTGGCCAACGGGAACCCTTCCCGCTCGGGCAGAAAATCCAGCAGAGGTTTACATCTTGTAATAATCCCAAGGGCAGTGCGAATACCGAGAGATGATTTCGAACATTGAAAGAAAACCGTCAAAAAATAATTTGAGGTGCCTAAAATAATCAAAAAGTACTTGATAATTATTTAATATTTTTTAACTTTTTTTAGGATAAATGCTTCGCCTGGCATTCCACATCACAATAAACTGTGGTGATTGTTCAAAACAGACCGGTGAAATTAAACGATCGTTTCCATAATCCCAAAAGCCTGTTTGCGGGATTCTGAACCCGAAAAGTCATTTGTAAAATCACCATGATTCATTATGGTGCTGAACCAAAGCAAACCGGTAAAATCGGCCAAAAAAGTGGGTTTCTTTTTTGAGCCTTCACCTATGTAAAGCGTTGGGCTAAAGGCCGGCAGAGATTTGATTTCAAGCTCGTCCGCGACCTGAAGGCTGCGGCCATCCGTCTTTTTGGGTTGGGTTTCTCCTTTTTTGACACATCCTCGCATAGGGAGGCAGAAGATCATGAAAATCAGTTTGCCTCTGGTGACCCGGTTTTTGAAAAATTACGTCATTGTGCATCATTTCCCGCAAAGGCCGGTTGCACCTCTTTTAGTGGCTTACTTTGTCACCTTTCGATGCAATTTAAGGTGCGAGTACTGCGTAAAAGAGGAAAATCTCGATTCCGTCACGTACCCCGAATTAACTACTGAACAGGCTATCAAAATTTTGGAACGGATTCGGACGGGAATCCCGTCGATTGCCTTTTCAGGTGGTGAACCCCTCTTGCGTGACGATATTGTTGACCTTGTTCGTCGGGCACGCGCCCTGAAGTTCAAACCAATCAGCCTGTTTACCAACGCCCTTTACCTTCCCCAAAAAGAAGAGATATTGAATGAGATTGACTTCTTGCAGATCAGCCTGGATACAATGGACGATGCCAGACAGGACAAAATATTCGGGGTGAATAAAACCGGCTTGAGCAGGGAGATCAAGGAAATCATTCGTTTTTACGCCAAGAAACAGCGCGAAAAAGAATTTAGCCTGAATCTTAATGCGGTGATTAATACGCAAACCATCGCTGATATTCCCGGTGTTTATCGTTTTGCAAAGAGGATTGGTGTGCGTCTTACTGTGAGTCCCCAGCTGCTCGCGGGCCGCCCGATCCCTTCGCTCATCAATAATCGAGACTATCAGCGCCTGATCGATCAGATACTCGACTGGAAGCAGAGAGACGCGACGATTATGGATACCGAGGAATTTCTGAGGCATATTCAAACCTTCAAGCCGTTCACCTGTTACCCCCTTTTGACGCCAAGAATTTATCCCAATGGGGAATTCATTGCACCCTGCCCCCTGATTCAGAACGTCCGATTGAATCTCCTGGATTTCAACACGTGGGATGAAGCAT
The Calditrichota bacterium DNA segment above includes these coding regions:
- a CDS encoding SDR family oxidoreductase, yielding MHVKELLSLKKKIILVTGGAGRYGRCIVEGLAEAGGTVITASRSLEANEKLAQKFKGRGLDVLALQVDQADHDSVTALKRQIQNKFGRLDVFVNNAVARPMQGYNAPIEQFAESMRVNATGMMDILREMADLIAESGGGSIVNISSMMGLYGPDLSNYEGTDMGDPPPDYFFHRGGLINLTRYLARVLADKNIRVNCISPGGLFDNQPQRFLENYCKNVPVGRMATCDDIKGLVVLLASDASAYINGENILMDGGMHA
- a CDS encoding radical SAM protein; protein product: MKISLPLVTRFLKNYVIVHHFPQRPVAPLLVAYFVTFRCNLRCEYCVKEENLDSVTYPELTTEQAIKILERIRTGIPSIAFSGGEPLLRDDIVDLVRRARALKFKPISLFTNALYLPQKEEILNEIDFLQISLDTMDDARQDKIFGVNKTGLSREIKEIIRFYAKKQREKEFSLNLNAVINTQTIADIPGVYRFAKRIGVRLTVSPQLLAGRPIPSLINNRDYQRLIDQILDWKQRDATIMDTEEFLRHIQTFKPFTCYPLLTPRIYPNGEFIAPCPLIQNVRLNLLDFNTWDEAYRQAIAQIGNNFTCHRPCFLPCYLETSTLLNHLPQTLREFSRLGRLSSDKKAEPENLNTKGAA
- a CDS encoding Gfo/Idh/MocA family oxidoreductase, which produces MLRLGILGMSEGNGHPYSWSAIINGDFDRQEMAACGFAGIPVYLEANRDTLGIDGARVTHVWTQDRSLSEHIAGASMIENVVDKPEGMIGQVDAVLLARDDPENHAAMAKPFLDADVPIFIDKPLAITREDLGYFSEQNKKGKLLMSCSSMRYAGECRTAKTELASLGELQLATVVGKKDWVKYGVHMLEALFALLDDPRAVSVQHVSESGKDIVLIRFESGLLATVHLFVDIAPTFQLSLFGRSGWRLVEIRNSYSMFKENLTEFIRSVREGKSRLPFEKTENIIRTLIGARESLNRGGEVVELG